From Deinococcus aquaticus, one genomic window encodes:
- a CDS encoding M23 family metallopeptidase has product MRRVLGWLVTLAVLGGAAFLLWPQLEGAQRYAALMSAPGATEASLPNPLPGQRFVDTWGGARSQGRTHEGVDIFAPRGTPIRATTRGVVVNVGPNNLGGRTVMVLGPGGQRHYYAHLERYPDLKRGDWVEQGDVVGFVGDSGNAKGTPPHLHYGIYTTGGPINPYPLLINE; this is encoded by the coding sequence GTGAGGCGGGTACTGGGCTGGCTGGTCACGCTGGCGGTGCTGGGCGGCGCGGCGTTCCTGTTGTGGCCGCAGCTGGAGGGCGCGCAGCGGTACGCGGCCCTGATGTCGGCCCCGGGGGCGACCGAGGCCTCGCTGCCCAACCCTCTGCCGGGGCAGCGCTTCGTGGACACCTGGGGTGGGGCGCGCAGTCAGGGCCGCACGCACGAGGGCGTGGACATCTTCGCGCCGCGCGGCACGCCCATCCGCGCCACGACGCGCGGCGTGGTCGTGAACGTCGGCCCGAACAACCTGGGGGGCCGCACCGTCATGGTGCTCGGGCCGGGCGGGCAGCGGCACTACTACGCGCACCTGGAACGCTACCCGGACCTGAAGCGCGGCGACTGGGTCGAGCAGGGCGACGTGGTGGGCTTTGTGGGCGACAGCGGGAACGCAAAGGGCACGCCCCCTCACCTGCACTACGGTATCTACACGACGGGCGGCCCCATCAACCCCTACCCACTGCTGATCAACGAGTAA
- a CDS encoding GNAT family N-acetyltransferase, with the protein MRHDLTLSEGPYTLRPMTDADADPLMALARAHAAEYARMGTFPTLEGYYAGALDALDQLPFVKLVGGELAGATRFMEMRPRHRRLEIGSTWLAPAFMRTPANRTFKRLLLDHAFGEMGILRVEIKTDLLNTRSQQAIERLGATREGVLRQHMPRPDGTQRDTVMYSIIAAEWPVVRARLLGAS; encoded by the coding sequence ATGCGCCACGACCTGACCCTGAGCGAAGGCCCGTACACCCTGCGTCCCATGACCGATGCCGACGCCGACCCGCTGATGGCGCTGGCGCGGGCTCACGCCGCCGAGTACGCCCGCATGGGCACCTTCCCCACCCTGGAGGGGTACTACGCGGGCGCGCTGGACGCCCTGGATCAGCTGCCGTTCGTGAAACTGGTGGGCGGCGAACTGGCGGGCGCCACCCGCTTCATGGAGATGCGCCCCAGGCACCGCCGCCTGGAGATCGGGAGTACGTGGCTGGCCCCGGCGTTCATGCGCACGCCCGCCAACCGCACCTTCAAGCGCCTGCTGCTGGACCACGCCTTCGGCGAGATGGGCATCCTGCGTGTGGAGATCAAGACCGACCTCCTGAACACCCGCAGCCAGCAGGCCATCGAACGCCTGGGCGCCACCCGCGAGGGTGTCCTGCGTCAGCACATGCCCCGCCCGGACGGCACGCAGCGCGACACGGTCATGTACTCCATCATCGCCGCCGAGTGGCCTGTGGTGCGGGCGCGGCTGCTGGGGGCCAGCTGA
- a CDS encoding DUF6745 domain-containing protein yields the protein MRIRTSLSGPTHATSPVVSPRQVTASEARDLILRGQVSGPLTFRGTLDLSGERLTRLPDDLSGDTLNISGTGVQALPERLEVGELIASGQPLQHLPASLRVRFRLTLDGCARLTDLPAGLSVGSLSLQDCVSLEALPEGLDVCFLNLSRCDALSSWPETARVRFGHLTLRDCLSLRTLPTWLTQVAQLDLSGCRGITALPDGLRINGWLDVAGSGLSAPPAGPDVPLRWRGVQVTERIAFDPDSISGADVLAEANTEVRRVMMERMGYERFLAEVGAQELDRDRDAGGERRLVRIDLPDDEPFVALSVQCPSTGRQYVLRVPPTIRTAHAGSAWLAGFDDPAAYAPVMEA from the coding sequence ATGCGTATCCGCACCAGTCTCAGCGGCCCCACCCACGCGACCTCGCCCGTGGTGTCGCCCCGTCAGGTCACCGCCAGCGAGGCCCGCGACCTGATCCTGCGCGGTCAGGTCAGCGGTCCCCTGACCTTCCGGGGAACCCTCGACCTGAGCGGCGAGCGCCTGACCCGCCTGCCGGACGACCTGAGCGGCGACACCCTGAACATCAGCGGCACCGGGGTCCAGGCGCTGCCGGAGCGGCTGGAGGTCGGGGAACTGATCGCCAGCGGACAGCCCCTCCAGCACCTGCCAGCCAGCCTGCGCGTCCGCTTTCGCCTGACCCTGGACGGCTGCGCCCGCCTGACCGACCTGCCCGCCGGCCTGAGCGTCGGATCGCTGAGCCTTCAGGACTGCGTGTCGCTGGAGGCGCTGCCGGAGGGGCTGGACGTGTGCTTCCTGAACCTCAGCCGCTGCGACGCCCTGAGCAGCTGGCCGGAGACGGCCCGCGTGCGCTTCGGGCACCTGACCCTGCGCGACTGCCTGAGCCTGCGCACCCTGCCCACGTGGCTCACGCAGGTCGCGCAGCTCGACCTGAGCGGGTGCCGGGGCATCACGGCCCTGCCGGACGGCCTGCGGATCAACGGGTGGCTGGACGTGGCCGGCAGCGGCCTGAGCGCCCCGCCCGCCGGGCCGGACGTTCCGCTGCGCTGGCGCGGCGTGCAGGTCACCGAGCGCATTGCCTTCGACCCGGACAGCATCTCGGGCGCGGACGTCCTGGCGGAAGCCAACACCGAGGTACGGCGCGTGATGATGGAACGCATGGGGTACGAACGCTTCCTGGCTGAGGTCGGCGCGCAGGAACTCGACCGTGACCGCGACGCGGGTGGCGAACGGCGCCTCGTGCGGATCGACCTGCCAGACGACGAGCCTTTCGTGGCCCTCAGCGTGCAGTGCCCCTCGACGGGACGGCAGTACGTGCTGCGCGTGCCCCCCACCATCCGCACCGCACACGCCGGAAGCGCGTGGCTGGCCGGGTTCGACGATCCGGCCGCCTACGCGCCGGTCATGGAGGCCTGA
- a CDS encoding STM4011 family radical SAM protein yields MAVDHAAGGPLEHLTVLYRGPLSSCNYGCPYCPFAKHRETPEEHEADRSALDRFVAWVEAQPFPVSVLFTPWGEALIWPRYQQAVTRLSRLRHVRQVAIQTNLSGPLRWLEHADLRKVGLWATYHPGEVAQARFLARTAELDVLGVRHSVGVVGVPDRLPDIQALRAALNPATYLWVNALAGGRPYTPAERAALRGIDPLFEVNTRPYRTRGHACHAGESVISVDGDGEARRCHFIAAPLGNIYAQDVRELLAPRPCTRAACDCHIGYVHLPELGAGAVYGAGLLARIPEGPDWAQPEAYLERARQLWRGSGAQASMTGA; encoded by the coding sequence GTGGCGGTAGACCACGCGGCTGGCGGTCCCCTGGAACACCTGACGGTGCTGTACCGGGGCCCACTGTCGAGCTGCAATTACGGCTGCCCGTACTGTCCGTTTGCCAAGCACCGCGAGACGCCCGAGGAACACGAGGCCGACCGGTCCGCACTGGACCGCTTCGTGGCGTGGGTGGAGGCGCAGCCCTTCCCGGTATCCGTGCTGTTCACGCCGTGGGGCGAGGCGCTGATCTGGCCGCGCTACCAGCAGGCCGTCACGCGCCTGAGTCGCCTGCGGCACGTGCGGCAGGTGGCGATCCAGACGAATCTCAGCGGGCCGCTGCGCTGGCTTGAGCACGCCGATCTGCGCAAGGTGGGCCTGTGGGCCACGTACCATCCTGGCGAGGTCGCCCAGGCCCGCTTCCTGGCGCGCACCGCCGAACTGGACGTGCTGGGCGTGCGGCACAGCGTCGGCGTGGTCGGCGTCCCCGACCGCCTGCCGGACATTCAGGCCCTGCGGGCTGCCCTGAACCCCGCCACGTACCTGTGGGTGAACGCCCTCGCGGGCGGCCGGCCGTACACCCCGGCTGAACGCGCGGCCCTGCGCGGGATCGACCCGCTGTTCGAGGTGAATACCCGCCCCTACCGCACGCGCGGCCACGCCTGTCACGCCGGAGAGTCCGTGATCAGCGTGGACGGTGACGGCGAGGCGAGGCGCTGCCATTTCATCGCCGCGCCGCTGGGCAACATCTACGCGCAGGACGTGCGGGAGCTGCTCGCCCCGCGCCCGTGTACGCGCGCTGCCTGTGACTGCCACATCGGGTACGTGCACCTGCCGGAACTCGGCGCGGGCGCCGTGTATGGGGCCGGCCTGCTGGCCCGCATTCCTGAGGGGCCGGACTGGGCGCAGCCGGAGGCGTACCTGGAGCGGGCGCGGCAACTGTGGAGGGGAAGCGGCGCTCAGGCCTCCATGACCGGCGCGTAG
- a CDS encoding STM4012 family radical SAM protein yields the protein MTITSPSSLSKILARGPFQAYTYAYPHKTAYRPLDPPVPLRDAWAAEQKDNLFLYLHVPFCEMRCGFCNLFTTVNAPRTLEEEYLDAVTRQARVIRGALGAGARFSRMALGGGTPTYLRAGDLERVFDLLEDTFGASPRDLPASVETSPATATPDRLAVLAARGVDRVSIGVQSFVDSEVRSVGRAQDGAQVRRALDAIRAAGLPGLNIDLIYGLAHQTPQTWLHSLETALTWSPEELFLYPLYVRPLTGIGRLGRSWDDERLELYRLGRDFLTARGYVQTSIRRFQRADGPPGDEPEYTCQLDGMVGLGCGARSYTRALHYSSEYAVGAVGVRDIIRDFVDRPDGAFAVASHGMHLSGDEQRRRYVLQSLLHHTGLNLTAYRAAFASEARQDFPQLAQLLSLGLAEQRGETLTLTPVGMEGSDALGPWLYSDAVQRLSEAFEWR from the coding sequence ATGACCATCACCTCTCCATCCAGCCTCTCCAAGATTCTGGCGCGCGGGCCGTTCCAGGCGTACACGTACGCGTACCCGCACAAGACCGCCTACCGCCCGCTGGACCCGCCCGTGCCGCTACGGGACGCCTGGGCGGCCGAGCAGAAGGACAACCTGTTCCTGTACCTGCATGTGCCTTTCTGCGAGATGCGCTGCGGCTTTTGCAACCTGTTCACCACTGTGAACGCGCCCAGAACGCTGGAGGAAGAGTACCTGGACGCCGTGACCCGGCAGGCCCGGGTGATCCGGGGCGCGCTGGGCGCGGGCGCCCGGTTCTCCCGCATGGCGCTGGGTGGCGGTACGCCCACCTACCTGCGCGCCGGGGATCTGGAGCGCGTGTTCGACCTGCTGGAGGACACCTTCGGCGCGTCGCCACGGGATCTGCCCGCGTCTGTGGAGACCTCGCCGGCGACGGCCACGCCGGACCGGCTGGCGGTGCTGGCCGCGCGGGGTGTGGATCGCGTCAGCATCGGCGTGCAGAGTTTCGTGGACAGCGAGGTTCGCAGCGTGGGCCGCGCGCAGGACGGCGCGCAGGTGCGCCGCGCCCTGGACGCCATCCGCGCGGCGGGCCTGCCGGGCCTGAACATCGATCTGATCTACGGTCTGGCGCACCAGACGCCGCAGACGTGGCTGCACTCGCTGGAAACGGCCCTGACGTGGTCGCCGGAGGAACTGTTCCTGTACCCGCTGTACGTGCGGCCCCTGACCGGCATCGGCCGCCTGGGGCGCTCCTGGGACGACGAGCGGCTGGAACTGTACCGCCTGGGCCGCGACTTCCTGACCGCGCGCGGGTACGTGCAGACGTCCATACGCCGGTTCCAGCGGGCAGACGGGCCACCGGGCGATGAACCGGAGTACACCTGTCAGCTCGACGGCATGGTGGGCCTGGGTTGTGGCGCGCGGTCGTACACGCGCGCCCTGCACTACAGCAGCGAGTACGCGGTGGGCGCGGTCGGCGTGCGGGACATCATCCGTGATTTCGTGGACCGCCCGGACGGGGCGTTCGCGGTCGCCTCGCACGGGATGCACCTGAGCGGCGATGAGCAGCGGCGGCGGTACGTGCTGCAATCCCTGCTGCACCACACGGGCCTGAATCTCACCGCCTACCGCGCGGCCTTCGCGTCGGAGGCCCGGCAGGACTTCCCGCAACTGGCGCAGCTGCTCTCGCTGGGGCTGGCCGAACAGCGCGGCGAGACCCTGACCCTCACGCCAGTCGGGATGGAAGGGTCCGACGCCCTCGGCCCGTGGCTGTACTCGGACGCCGTGCAGCGACTCAGCGAGGCGTTTGAGTGGCGGTAG
- a CDS encoding STM4013/SEN3800 family hydrolase translates to MLRPRDLIPGCDVVLVTLDSLRFDVAARAHELGETPNLSALLPPDGWEARHTPGSFTYAAHHAFLAGFLPTPARPGRHARLFAAEFGGSRSTGSGTFVFPEATLPQALAARGYHTVCVGGVGFFNGRTALGSALPALFAEAHWSPALGVKNPDSARVQMGVAADAVTRVAGRPVFLLLNVAATHTPTHMYLPGARVDSPDSQRAALRSVDAALPILLDALRARGSALLIVCADHGTCFGDDGYWGHRIAHPAVWTVPYTERILGAL, encoded by the coding sequence ATGCTGCGACCGCGTGACCTGATTCCCGGCTGTGACGTGGTGCTCGTCACGCTGGACAGCCTGCGGTTCGACGTGGCCGCGCGGGCGCACGAACTGGGTGAGACGCCGAACCTCTCCGCGCTGCTGCCGCCGGACGGGTGGGAGGCGCGGCACACGCCGGGCAGTTTCACGTACGCGGCGCACCACGCGTTCCTGGCGGGGTTCCTGCCCACGCCCGCGCGGCCGGGGCGGCATGCCCGGCTGTTCGCCGCCGAGTTCGGGGGCAGCCGCAGCACGGGCAGTGGCACCTTCGTGTTCCCCGAGGCGACGCTGCCGCAGGCGCTGGCCGCGCGCGGCTACCACACGGTCTGCGTGGGCGGCGTGGGTTTCTTCAACGGGCGCACGGCGCTGGGCTCGGCCCTGCCGGCCCTGTTTGCCGAGGCGCACTGGTCGCCCGCGCTGGGCGTGAAGAACCCGGATTCCGCGCGCGTGCAGATGGGGGTCGCGGCCGACGCCGTGACCCGCGTGGCGGGGCGGCCTGTGTTCCTGCTGCTGAACGTGGCGGCCACGCACACGCCCACGCACATGTACCTGCCGGGCGCACGGGTGGACTCGCCGGACTCGCAGCGGGCCGCGCTGCGTAGCGTGGACGCGGCCCTGCCGATCCTGCTGGACGCCCTGCGCGCCCGGGGTTCTGCGCTGCTGATCGTGTGCGCCGATCACGGCACGTGCTTCGGTGACGACGGGTACTGGGGCCACCGGATCGCGCACCCGGCCGTGTGGACGGTCCCGTACACTGAACGGATTCTGGGAGCCCTATGA
- a CDS encoding STM4014 family protein: MSRVGAGRAGPDVLLIGPPDGRRARAFQATLAGLGWPPARTVSYLDVLAGRAALPDLVRPGTVVRLESPGEDLPTERALIERGGGVPTDLAAGEIAPMRAWYAGFSAVLREVEAGLAQAPPHRRMQHSDHILAMFDKPATHARLHAAGVPVPDALPPVHSLDDVLLAARERGWSQVFVKLAFGSSASGAVALRWSGRQVSAVSTVRVEGGRLFNSRRLIHARTWPEVRTIVDGLAPHGLHVERWLPKASWQGGPVDLRVVVIGGRADHALVRLGRGPITNLHLGNERGDLTALQAELGADRWADVTRAARSALAAFPGALYGGVDVLLTPGWRHCAVLEVNAFGDYHRGVLAHGRDTYGAQLRALLNPAEAHAATA, encoded by the coding sequence GTGAGCCGCGTGGGTGCGGGCCGCGCCGGGCCGGACGTCCTGCTGATCGGCCCGCCGGACGGACGGCGCGCGCGGGCGTTCCAGGCGACCCTGGCCGGGCTGGGCTGGCCGCCCGCCCGCACGGTGTCGTACCTGGACGTGCTGGCGGGCCGGGCCGCGCTGCCGGACCTCGTGCGGCCCGGGACGGTCGTGCGGCTGGAATCGCCGGGCGAGGACCTGCCCACCGAGCGGGCCCTGATCGAGCGGGGCGGGGGTGTGCCTACGGATCTGGCGGCGGGGGAGATCGCGCCGATGCGCGCGTGGTACGCGGGCTTCAGTGCCGTGCTGCGCGAGGTGGAGGCTGGACTGGCGCAGGCCCCCCCGCACCGGCGGATGCAGCACAGCGACCACATCCTGGCCATGTTTGACAAGCCCGCCACGCACGCGCGCCTGCACGCGGCGGGCGTGCCCGTGCCGGACGCACTGCCGCCCGTGCACTCGCTGGACGACGTGCTGCTCGCCGCGCGGGAACGTGGATGGTCGCAGGTGTTCGTGAAACTCGCTTTTGGGTCGAGCGCGTCCGGCGCGGTGGCGCTGCGCTGGTCGGGAAGGCAGGTGTCGGCAGTCAGTACCGTCCGGGTGGAGGGGGGGCGGCTGTTCAACTCGCGCCGCCTGATCCACGCCCGCACGTGGCCGGAGGTGCGGACCATCGTGGATGGGCTCGCGCCGCACGGCCTGCACGTGGAACGCTGGTTGCCGAAGGCGTCGTGGCAGGGTGGCCCGGTCGACCTGCGCGTGGTGGTCATCGGCGGCCGCGCGGATCACGCGCTGGTGCGGCTGGGGCGCGGCCCGATCACGAACCTGCACCTGGGCAACGAACGCGGCGACCTGACGGCCCTGCAGGCCGAACTGGGCGCGGACCGCTGGGCAGACGTGACCCGCGCGGCGCGGTCGGCGCTGGCGGCGTTTCCCGGCGCGCTGTACGGCGGGGTGGATGTGCTACTCACGCCCGGATGGCGGCACTGCGCGGTGCTGGAGGTCAATGCTTTCGGGGATTACCACCGGGGTGTGCTGGCGCACGGGCGGGACACGTACGGCGCCCAGCTGCGCGCCCTGCTGAACCCGGCGGAGGCCCATGCTGCGACCGCGTGA
- a CDS encoding STM4015 family protein, translating to MAIYEHLTGFGDLRVQPWNPGDPLPDPATTMVRLSVDWDEGGSWTDKLSAFLALPGVEATRGLVVGMWDEEVSSGSSPDAMIQALTAAHGALPNLRVLFINDITSEESELSWITNGDLSPVLAAYPRLTHLGVRGGNELSLGPLHLPELRHLIIQTGGLDASVVRQVMTADLPALEHLELFLGTDNYGATSSVDDLTPLLDGTLFPRLKYLGLKNSDYQDQIAQVLASAPVTATLEELDLSLGVLTDEGAQALLGSEHVGNLKKLHVAHHFMSGEMVARLEALPPEVDASDRQDDDEEWRFVALGE from the coding sequence ATGGCCATCTACGAGCATCTGACCGGGTTCGGTGACCTTCGCGTGCAGCCGTGGAATCCCGGCGATCCCCTGCCGGACCCCGCGACGACCATGGTGCGCCTGTCGGTGGACTGGGACGAGGGCGGCTCGTGGACGGACAAACTGAGCGCGTTCCTGGCATTGCCGGGCGTGGAAGCCACGCGCGGACTGGTGGTGGGCATGTGGGACGAGGAGGTCTCGTCCGGCTCGTCGCCTGACGCCATGATCCAGGCCCTGACCGCTGCGCACGGGGCCCTGCCCAACCTGCGGGTGCTGTTCATCAACGACATCACCTCAGAGGAATCCGAGCTCTCGTGGATCACGAACGGGGACCTGTCGCCCGTGCTGGCCGCGTACCCGCGCCTGACGCATCTGGGTGTGCGGGGCGGCAACGAACTGAGCCTCGGGCCACTGCACCTGCCGGAACTCCGGCACCTGATCATCCAGACCGGCGGGCTGGACGCCTCGGTGGTGCGGCAGGTCATGACGGCGGACCTGCCCGCGCTGGAGCACCTGGAACTGTTCCTGGGCACCGACAATTACGGTGCGACGAGCAGCGTGGATGACCTGACGCCCCTGCTGGACGGCACGCTGTTCCCGCGTCTGAAGTACCTGGGGCTGAAGAACAGCGACTACCAGGATCAGATTGCGCAGGTGCTCGCCAGCGCGCCCGTCACGGCCACGCTGGAGGAACTCGACCTGTCGCTGGGCGTCCTGACGGACGAGGGCGCCCAGGCCCTGCTGGGCAGTGAGCACGTGGGAAACCTGAAGAAACTGCATGTCGCCCACCACTTCATGAGCGGCGAGATGGTCGCCCGGCTGGAGGCCCTGCCGCCCGAGGTGGACGCCAGTGACCGCCAGGACGACGACGAAGAGTGGCGGTTCGTAGCCCTGGGCGAGTGA
- a CDS encoding histidine phosphatase family protein has protein sequence MTPETPQKTDAPRTDALHLTVLRHGRSRADDENVHEGRYDSPLNPEGEAQAAALAAYWTADPPGFDRAYCSTLQRAHGTARIVTDALGVPLTPTDLLREWDNGPLAGMGREEALERYPIPAFRHDLDPFTAQGGESQAAIRARALHALELVWNGGGQRVLLVTHGGFGNSLLRELLGMQRGWFAFGDTAFATLRLSRGSHTAYVTGANLTPHLPLP, from the coding sequence ATGACCCCAGAGACCCCGCAAAAGACCGACGCCCCCAGGACAGACGCCCTGCACCTGACCGTCCTGCGCCACGGCCGCAGCCGCGCCGACGACGAGAACGTGCACGAGGGCCGCTACGACAGCCCCCTGAACCCGGAAGGCGAGGCGCAGGCCGCCGCGCTGGCCGCGTACTGGACGGCGGACCCGCCGGGCTTCGACCGGGCGTACTGTTCGACGCTCCAGCGGGCGCACGGCACGGCCCGCATCGTCACGGACGCACTGGGCGTCCCCCTGACACCCACGGACCTGCTGCGCGAGTGGGACAACGGTCCCCTGGCCGGAATGGGCCGCGAGGAGGCGCTGGAGCGGTACCCCATCCCGGCGTTCCGGCACGACCTCGACCCCTTCACGGCGCAGGGCGGCGAATCCCAGGCGGCGATCCGCGCCCGCGCCCTGCACGCCCTGGAACTCGTGTGGAATGGCGGCGGCCAGCGCGTGCTGCTCGTCACGCACGGCGGCTTCGGCAACAGCCTGCTACGCGAACTGCTCGGCATGCAGCGCGGCTGGTTCGCGTTCGGCGACACGGCCTTCGCCACGCTGCGCCTGAGCCGGGGCAGCCATACCGCCTACGTGACCGGCGCGAACCTCACGCCACATTTGCCGCTCCCCTGA
- a CDS encoding NUDIX domain-containing protein, whose product MSRPAFLNLSPGLDRVGRACAWIEREDGFVLMTGLEWGGWTLPGGGIHPGETPQQAAVREAWEEAEAHAEVVGGVAGEAVMLPGDSGCVPLRLKHLEPSPEGRPVTWVNPRSLPWANDLQIREVLAARGETPPHLEAPALVWLAQEQAARLAFRDSCSPETGRLPRTLAATRPGGQVLELGTGTGVGAAWLLAGLDRAAHLLTVEADPARAGAARDVLNADPRARVQPGDWTDALREGPFDLIFADCAAAKTDPDALARALKPGGTLSMDNFSPPAFMSPDRHAGDPLRDALFTHPQLTCTELEVSRRERVLLAVRTS is encoded by the coding sequence ATGAGCCGCCCCGCGTTCCTGAACCTGTCGCCGGGCCTGGACCGCGTGGGCCGCGCCTGCGCGTGGATCGAGCGTGAGGACGGCTTCGTGCTGATGACGGGTCTGGAGTGGGGCGGGTGGACCCTGCCGGGCGGCGGTATTCACCCGGGCGAGACCCCACAGCAGGCGGCGGTGCGTGAGGCGTGGGAGGAAGCCGAAGCGCACGCCGAGGTGGTGGGCGGGGTGGCGGGCGAGGCCGTGATGCTGCCCGGCGACAGCGGGTGCGTCCCGCTGCGCCTGAAGCACCTGGAACCCAGCCCGGAGGGCCGCCCCGTGACCTGGGTTAACCCGCGTTCGCTGCCGTGGGCGAACGACCTCCAGATCCGCGAGGTGCTGGCCGCGCGCGGCGAGACGCCCCCGCACCTGGAAGCCCCGGCGCTGGTGTGGCTCGCACAGGAGCAGGCCGCCCGACTGGCGTTCAGGGATTCCTGCTCGCCCGAAACGGGCCGACTGCCGCGGACCCTGGCGGCCACGCGCCCCGGCGGGCAGGTGCTGGAACTCGGGACGGGAACCGGCGTGGGCGCGGCGTGGCTCCTGGCGGGCCTGGACCGCGCCGCCCACCTCCTGACCGTGGAGGCCGACCCCGCGCGCGCCGGAGCAGCCCGTGACGTGCTGAACGCCGACCCCCGCGCCCGCGTGCAGCCGGGCGACTGGACGGACGCACTGCGCGAGGGACCGTTCGACCTGATCTTCGCGGACTGTGCCGCCGCAAAAACCGACCCGGACGCCCTGGCCCGCGCCCTGAAGCCCGGCGGGACGCTGAGCATGGATAACTTCAGCCCGCCCGCTTTCATGTCGCCCGACCGGCATGCGGGCGACCCGCTGCGGGACGCGCTGTTCACCCACCCGCAGCTGACCTGCACCGAACTGGAAGTCAGTCGCCGCGAACGCGTGCTGCTGGCCGTGAGGACCTCATGA
- a CDS encoding nucleoside deaminase, with amino-acid sequence MTPAGLSAGWNAALQEAWDAYCAGSYAIGACVVDADGHVIARGRNRLGEPRGAEGGVISGHDLAHAGINALLDLRDVPRPDCYGWTVLTTVQPCPQCAGAVAMSGLRALEYAAPDPWAGCTRLLTDDPYVSRKGIRVGRAPLDVQRAALRLAWAGFLNDQPPVTTVPGGNLYDAFHEYRDDIHAVAALHASGTLAALRARHAPLAEALAVLA; translated from the coding sequence GTGACGCCGGCTGGCCTGTCGGCCGGCTGGAACGCGGCGCTTCAGGAAGCCTGGGACGCCTACTGCGCCGGGTCGTACGCCATCGGGGCGTGCGTGGTCGACGCGGACGGGCACGTGATCGCGCGGGGCCGCAATCGCCTGGGCGAGCCGCGCGGCGCGGAGGGCGGCGTGATCAGCGGGCATGATCTGGCACACGCGGGAATCAACGCGCTGCTGGACCTGCGGGACGTGCCGCGCCCCGACTGTTACGGCTGGACGGTCCTGACCACCGTGCAACCCTGCCCGCAGTGCGCCGGAGCGGTCGCCATGAGTGGCCTGCGCGCCCTGGAGTACGCTGCGCCCGACCCCTGGGCCGGCTGCACGCGCCTGCTGACCGACGACCCGTACGTGTCGAGAAAGGGCATCCGCGTGGGCCGCGCGCCCCTGGACGTGCAGCGCGCCGCGCTCCGGCTGGCCTGGGCGGGCTTCCTGAATGATCAGCCCCCTGTGACGACCGTACCCGGCGGGAACCTCTACGACGCCTTCCACGAGTACCGGGACGACATTCACGCCGTGGCCGCCCTGCACGCCTCCGGCACCCTGGCGGCCCTGCGTGCGCGCCACGCCCCGCTGGCCGAGGCGCTGGCGGTGCTGGCATGA
- a CDS encoding NUDIX hydrolase has product MNLSPGLERTGRACVCVLHAGQVLLTGTSGGRWTLPGGGIEPGETPAQAAAREAWEEAGAHVTVDGEPFEVTSPHNGVTSVIFLARLHRQEPSPEGREHVWVDPAVAPWCDDYQLAPALEILRQRGWL; this is encoded by the coding sequence GTGAACCTTTCACCGGGCCTGGAACGCACCGGACGCGCCTGCGTGTGCGTCCTGCACGCCGGACAGGTCCTGCTGACCGGCACGTCCGGCGGGCGCTGGACCCTGCCGGGCGGCGGCATCGAACCCGGCGAGACGCCCGCCCAGGCCGCTGCCCGCGAAGCCTGGGAGGAAGCGGGCGCGCACGTCACCGTGGACGGTGAACCCTTCGAGGTCACCTCGCCCCACAACGGCGTGACCAGCGTGATCTTCCTGGCGCGCCTGCACCGACAGGAACCCAGCCCGGAAGGGCGCGAGCACGTCTGGGTGGACCCTGCTGTGGCCCCCTGGTGCGACGACTACCAGCTTGCCCCGGCACTGGAGATCCTGCGCCAGCGAGGCTGGCTGTGA
- a CDS encoding GGDEF domain-containing protein: MAARPAILSRNAFEDAFDALGAAPLTLAVLDLDHFKTLNDTLGHSEGDRVLRGVERLLSGSLPSGSVIGRIGGDEYACLLPETAAETALILLDEVIKHFHIHRDPHWPKSLGLSVGLASRPAHATIYADLYRAAEEALLRAKREGRARACIYVESKMVLKSNYYSKSQLDRLTKLSGALGRTEASLLREAVDDLIEKNRGEL; the protein is encoded by the coding sequence ATGGCTGCACGCCCCGCCATCCTGTCCCGCAACGCCTTTGAGGACGCCTTCGACGCCCTCGGCGCCGCCCCCCTCACCCTCGCCGTCCTGGACCTCGACCACTTCAAGACCCTGAACGACACCCTGGGCCACAGCGAAGGCGACCGCGTCCTGCGCGGCGTGGAACGCCTGCTCTCCGGCAGCCTCCCCTCCGGCAGCGTCATCGGCCGCATCGGCGGTGACGAGTACGCCTGCCTGCTCCCAGAAACCGCCGCCGAAACCGCCCTGATCCTCCTCGACGAGGTTATCAAGCACTTTCATATCCACCGCGACCCCCACTGGCCCAAGAGCCTGGGCCTCAGCGTCGGCCTCGCCTCCCGCCCCGCCCACGCCACCATCTACGCCGACCTGTACCGCGCCGCCGAGGAAGCCCTGCTGCGCGCCAAACGCGAAGGCCGCGCCCGGGCGTGCATCTACGTGGAAAGCAAGATGGTCCTCAAGAGCAACTACTACAGCAAAAGCCAGCTCGACCGCCTTACCAAGCTGAGCGGCGCACTCGGCCGCACCGAGGCCAGCCTGCTGCGCGAAGCCGTGGACGACCTGATCGAGAAGAACCGGGGCGAACTGTGA